From Tissierellales bacterium, the proteins below share one genomic window:
- the mnmH gene encoding tRNA 2-selenouridine(34) synthase MnmH, with the protein MHTYSLDEVLLKKEFLLVDVRSPEEYEEDTVLGAINMPILDNEERKEVGYLYKQVDPFVAKRKGLEIASKKFLDYFDFVMENKDKYKNVVFFCYRGGLRSQTVAKTLSLMGLKVGYLKGGYKNYRQHVLRELPKATKKIELLGLQGLTGVGKTKILCGLKEQNIPILDLERYAQNSGSAFGSIVYAKGSYISQKKFESNLYEAILKGGETTYYVECESKRIGRVVQPEYFYKKLKMASRVLIETEFSNRVQIIYDDYVRIGDEKNQELLLGAVKSLNKRLGNKVVDELCSYIEKDEQEKMIEVMLRDYYDPLYIHSIEEDRPFIHEFKFDTIADAVEHLKEYWLENHKREEVVDESN; encoded by the coding sequence ATGCATACGTATAGTTTAGATGAGGTTTTATTAAAAAAAGAATTTTTGCTAGTGGATGTTAGAAGTCCGGAAGAATATGAGGAAGATACAGTTCTCGGTGCTATAAATATGCCAATACTAGATAATGAAGAAAGAAAAGAAGTAGGATATTTGTATAAGCAGGTAGATCCATTTGTAGCGAAAAGAAAAGGCCTTGAGATAGCATCAAAGAAATTTCTAGATTACTTTGATTTTGTAATGGAAAATAAAGATAAGTATAAAAACGTGGTATTCTTTTGCTATAGAGGAGGGCTTAGAAGTCAAACTGTGGCCAAAACACTTAGCTTGATGGGGCTTAAAGTAGGTTATTTAAAAGGCGGATATAAAAATTATAGACAGCATGTACTTAGAGAATTGCCTAAGGCTACTAAAAAAATAGAATTACTTGGCTTACAGGGGCTTACAGGAGTAGGGAAGACTAAAATACTTTGTGGTCTTAAAGAACAAAACATACCTATTTTAGACTTGGAAAGATATGCTCAAAATAGTGGATCTGCATTTGGCAGTATAGTATATGCAAAGGGTTCATATATATCACAGAAAAAGTTTGAGTCAAATTTGTATGAGGCTATATTAAAGGGTGGAGAAACCACTTATTATGTTGAGTGTGAAAGTAAGAGAATTGGAAGAGTTGTTCAACCTGAGTATTTTTATAAAAAGCTGAAAATGGCTTCTAGAGTACTTATAGAAACTGAATTTTCTAATAGAGTACAAATCATCTATGATGATTATGTGCGTATTGGAGATGAAAAAAATCAGGAATTGTTATTAGGTGCAGTTAAAAGCTTAAATAAGCGATTAGGAAATAAGGTTGTTGATGAACTTTGTTCATATATTGAGAAGGATGAACAAGAAAAAATGATAGAAGTAATGTTAAGAGATTATTATGATCCTTTGTATATCCATTCTATAGAAGAGGATAGACCATTTATACATGAATTTAAATTCGATACAATAGCAGATGCTGTAGAACATCTTAAAGAGTATTGGTTAGAAAATCATAAGAGAGAGGAAGTTGTTGATGAAAGCAATTAG
- a CDS encoding bifunctional riboflavin kinase/FAD synthetase: MELLRKHERIHEEIAVCFGNFDGVHHGHQALIKDMIEYCDQKDYKSMVYTFANHPMEIIAPARNFHYIQHVGQKAESLRDLGVDYLCLKTFDENTMNLRPKPFLDELIYYFKIRAIFIGFNYRFGKNGEGDIEYLKKYGEKHNIDIFIEESFCEFGERVSSTRIRGLIHEGKIKEANVLLSRPYSIIGTVKAGAKVGRTLGFPTANIKPIEKYVLPKRGVYHTKVRWHQKIYDSITNVGYNPTFEDREFSIETHIMNFDENLYNEEIEVLFFDFIRNEKKFNSKEELISQIDNDINQVLKCKDKYDRI; encoded by the coding sequence ATGGAATTGTTGCGCAAACATGAGAGAATACATGAGGAAATAGCGGTTTGCTTTGGAAATTTTGATGGGGTACACCATGGTCATCAAGCGCTTATCAAAGATATGATAGAGTATTGTGATCAAAAGGATTATAAGAGTATGGTTTATACCTTTGCAAATCATCCCATGGAAATAATAGCTCCTGCTAGGAATTTTCATTATATACAACATGTTGGACAAAAAGCTGAAAGTTTAAGAGATTTAGGGGTTGACTATCTTTGTCTTAAGACATTTGATGAAAACACTATGAATTTGAGACCAAAACCGTTTTTAGATGAATTAATTTATTATTTTAAAATTAGAGCTATATTTATAGGCTTTAATTATAGGTTTGGCAAAAATGGCGAAGGCGATATAGAATATTTAAAAAAATATGGTGAAAAACACAATATAGATATATTTATAGAAGAATCATTTTGTGAATTCGGAGAAAGAGTATCGAGCACTAGGATACGAGGCTTGATTCATGAAGGGAAAATAAAAGAAGCTAATGTTCTTTTGAGTAGACCGTATTCTATAATAGGTACTGTTAAGGCAGGAGCTAAAGTTGGTAGAACTTTAGGATTTCCAACTGCAAATATAAAACCTATTGAAAAATATGTCTTACCCAAACGGGGAGTATACCATACAAAGGTTAGATGGCATCAAAAAATTTATGATTCAATAACTAATGTAGGGTATAATCCGACGTTTGAAGATCGTGAGTTTTCTATAGAAACCCATATAATGAATTTTGATGAAAATTTATATAATGAAGAAATTGAAGTTTTATTTTTTGATTTTATTAGAAATGAGAAAAAATTCAATTCAAAAGAAGAGTTAATAAGCCAGATTGATAATGATATCAATCAAGTGTTGAAATGTAAAGATAAATATGATAGAATCTAA
- a CDS encoding insulinase family protein: protein MIKNYFLKNGVQVLIEPLSHVKSASIGYWVNTGSVQEQENEKGVAHFIEHMLFKGTESRSAKEIATSMDHIGGQLNAFTSKECTCFYAKVLDEHINVAIDVIGDMIQNPLFSERDITREKGVVLEEISMYEDSPEDIVHDELARLAYSGHALSMPILGTVESIEKMTREDILGYYNCHYKPKNLVIVIVGHVEETSVLELLEKSIGQWDTKCDKKIEVGKEIYTGLQNSFRTKDIEQFHTCIGFPNVERESKDYYAMLVLNNIVGGSMSSRLFQKIREEMGMVYSIYSYPTNYKNSGMMTIYAGMNPNEALNVINTIFDEIRIIKENGIESQEFVTAKEQLKGNYILGLESTSSRMISYGRGQILNKKIKTQEEVLKNIEAVREKDIEKLIPKVFDYEKINISCISNMAKDNPFYVELEEKLKLLK, encoded by the coding sequence ATGATTAAGAATTATTTTTTAAAAAACGGAGTACAGGTTTTAATAGAACCACTTTCTCATGTTAAATCTGCATCAATAGGCTACTGGGTAAATACAGGATCTGTACAAGAACAAGAAAATGAAAAAGGTGTAGCACATTTTATAGAACATATGCTGTTTAAAGGCACTGAAAGTAGATCTGCTAAAGAAATAGCTACTAGTATGGATCATATTGGAGGACAATTAAATGCGTTTACTTCAAAGGAATGTACATGCTTTTATGCCAAAGTATTAGATGAGCATATAAATGTAGCAATAGATGTAATTGGTGATATGATTCAAAATCCACTTTTTAGTGAAAGAGATATCACAAGAGAAAAGGGTGTCGTGTTAGAAGAAATTAGTATGTACGAGGATTCGCCAGAAGATATTGTGCATGATGAACTAGCTAGATTAGCATATTCAGGTCATGCGCTGTCTATGCCAATTCTTGGAACGGTTGAATCTATAGAAAAAATGACACGAGAAGACATATTAGGATATTATAATTGCCATTACAAGCCTAAAAATTTGGTAATAGTAATAGTTGGTCATGTTGAAGAGACTAGTGTATTAGAATTACTAGAAAAGAGTATAGGTCAATGGGATACTAAGTGTGACAAGAAAATAGAAGTTGGAAAAGAAATATATACTGGACTTCAAAATTCTTTTAGAACAAAAGATATAGAGCAATTCCATACTTGTATAGGTTTCCCAAATGTTGAAAGAGAGAGCAAAGATTATTATGCTATGTTAGTTCTAAACAACATAGTTGGTGGAAGTATGAGTTCAAGACTTTTTCAAAAAATTAGAGAAGAAATGGGTATGGTGTACTCTATTTATTCGTATCCAACAAATTATAAAAACTCTGGAATGATGACTATTTATGCTGGTATGAATCCTAATGAAGCATTAAATGTTATAAATACTATTTTTGATGAAATCAGGATAATTAAAGAGAATGGTATTGAAAGCCAGGAATTTGTGACAGCGAAAGAGCAATTAAAGGGGAATTATATACTAGGCCTAGAGAGTACTTCTAGCAGAATGATCAGCTATGGTAGAGGGCAGATTTTAAATAAAAAAATCAAAACTCAAGAAGAGGTTTTGAAAAATATTGAGGCAGTTAGAGAAAAAGATATTGAGAAGTTAATTCCAAAAGTTTTTGATTATGAAAAGATAAATATATCTTGTATAAGTAATATGGCTAAAGACAATCCATTTTATGTAGAATTGGAAGAAAAATTAAAACTCCTAAAATAA
- the rpsO gene encoding 30S ribosomal protein S15 produces MITTEKKLEIINEYKTHEGDTGSPEVQVALLTYRINELNDHLKMHKKDFHSRRGLLKMVGKRRGLLNYLKEGDIERYRSLIKRLNLRK; encoded by the coding sequence ATGATTACAACAGAAAAGAAATTAGAAATCATCAACGAGTACAAAACACACGAAGGAGATACTGGTTCTCCAGAGGTTCAAGTAGCATTATTAACTTATAGAATTAATGAGTTAAACGATCACTTGAAAATGCACAAGAAAGATTTCCATTCAAGAAGAGGTCTTTTGAAAATGGTAGGTAAAAGAAGAGGTCTTCTTAACTACTTAAAAGAAGGAGATATCGAAAGATACCGTTCATTAATCAAGAGATTGAACTTGAGAAAATAG
- a CDS encoding polyribonucleotide nucleotidyltransferase — protein MKKTFEYELAGRALKITTGQTCEQSNGSCWVQYGDSVVMVNVNASKGPREGIDFFPLSVEFQEKMYAAGKFPGGFIKREGRPSEKAILTARLIDRPIRPLFPEGYRNDVQVIATPLSVDEDNLPEHMAMIGSSIALSISDIPWNGPTAAVGLGLVDGEYIVNPTAEQRKLSRIDLTVAGTKEAIMMVEAGSKEVSEEEMLKAILTAHEAIKGICTFIEEIATEIGKDTADAEIFKVDDEIMNAVRDYSAEKLREALFTVEKQERNDKIDALRSEVKEHFAEVYPEMEKQIGIAFHDVEKEVVRTMITVDKVRPDHRKLDEIRPISCEAGLLPRTHGSGLFTRGQTQALTITTLGAAGDAQTIDGLGEMEVKRYMHQYNFPPYSVGETGFMRGPGRREIGHGALAERALVPVLPSEEDFPYTIRLVSEVLSSNGSSSQASICGSTLSLLDAGVPIRDSVAGIAMGLIKENEHVAILSDIQGLEDHLGDMDFKVAGTKDGITAIQMDIKIDGIDEAILREALEQARLGRLHILGKMNAVIDTPREELSEYAPRIMTMNIDPDKIREVIGAGGKTITKLIEDCGGQDNIKLDIDNSGLVMIATNDAAAAEKAVSLINAIVKDPEVGEVYTAKVVRIMDFGAFVEFMPGKEGLVHISKIAKERVNKVEDVLSVGDEITVKIIKIDEKGRINLSRKDTLE, from the coding sequence ATGAAAAAAACATTTGAATACGAATTAGCTGGCAGAGCGCTTAAAATTACTACTGGTCAGACTTGTGAGCAATCTAATGGATCGTGTTGGGTACAATATGGCGATTCAGTAGTTATGGTAAATGTAAATGCTTCAAAGGGACCAAGAGAGGGCATTGATTTCTTCCCTTTAAGTGTAGAATTTCAAGAAAAAATGTATGCAGCGGGTAAATTCCCTGGTGGTTTTATAAAAAGAGAAGGTAGACCAAGTGAGAAAGCTATCTTGACTGCAAGACTGATTGATAGACCAATTAGACCGTTATTCCCAGAGGGATATAGAAATGACGTTCAAGTTATTGCAACACCACTTTCAGTAGATGAGGACAATTTGCCAGAACACATGGCTATGATTGGTTCATCTATAGCACTTTCAATTTCAGATATTCCTTGGAATGGTCCAACAGCGGCTGTTGGCTTAGGTTTGGTTGATGGCGAGTATATTGTAAACCCAACAGCTGAGCAAAGAAAATTATCTAGAATAGATCTTACAGTAGCCGGAACTAAAGAAGCTATAATGATGGTAGAAGCTGGATCTAAAGAAGTTAGTGAAGAGGAAATGTTAAAAGCCATTTTAACAGCTCATGAAGCTATCAAAGGCATCTGTACATTTATAGAAGAAATTGCAACTGAGATTGGAAAAGATACAGCGGATGCAGAAATTTTCAAAGTAGATGATGAAATAATGAATGCTGTTAGAGATTATTCGGCAGAGAAGTTAAGAGAAGCATTGTTTACTGTAGAGAAGCAAGAGCGAAATGATAAAATAGATGCATTAAGATCGGAAGTTAAAGAACATTTTGCAGAAGTATACCCAGAGATGGAAAAACAAATAGGAATAGCTTTCCACGATGTGGAAAAAGAAGTGGTTAGAACTATGATTACAGTTGATAAAGTTAGACCAGATCATAGAAAATTAGATGAAATTAGACCAATTAGCTGTGAAGCAGGATTACTTCCAAGAACTCATGGTTCAGGTTTATTTACAAGAGGTCAAACTCAAGCACTTACAATTACTACTCTTGGTGCTGCTGGAGATGCTCAGACTATTGATGGTTTGGGTGAGATGGAAGTCAAAAGATATATGCATCAATACAACTTCCCTCCATATTCAGTTGGAGAGACTGGATTTATGAGAGGTCCTGGTCGTAGAGAAATAGGTCACGGTGCTCTTGCAGAGCGTGCCTTGGTTCCAGTATTACCTAGCGAAGAAGATTTTCCATATACTATAAGATTAGTATCTGAAGTATTGAGTTCAAATGGTTCTTCATCACAAGCAAGTATTTGTGGTAGCACATTGTCATTATTAGATGCTGGTGTTCCTATTAGAGATTCGGTAGCAGGTATTGCTATGGGTCTTATAAAAGAGAATGAGCATGTAGCTATATTATCAGATATCCAAGGTTTAGAAGATCACTTAGGTGATATGGACTTTAAAGTAGCTGGAACTAAAGATGGTATCACAGCTATACAAATGGATATAAAAATTGATGGTATTGATGAGGCTATATTGAGAGAAGCATTAGAACAGGCTAGACTTGGAAGACTTCATATACTTGGAAAGATGAATGCAGTAATTGATACTCCAAGAGAAGAATTATCAGAGTATGCACCTAGAATCATGACTATGAATATAGATCCAGATAAGATTAGAGAAGTTATCGGAGCTGGTGGAAAGACTATTACTAAGTTGATTGAAGACTGTGGTGGTCAAGACAATATTAAATTAGATATAGATAATTCTGGTTTAGTTATGATAGCGACAAATGATGCAGCAGCTGCTGAAAAAGCAGTTAGCTTAATAAACGCTATAGTAAAAGATCCAGAAGTTGGAGAAGTTTATACAGCTAAAGTTGTTAGAATCATGGACTTTGGAGCATTTGTTGAATTTATGCCAGGCAAAGAAGGATTGGTTCATATTTCAAAAATTGCAAAAGAACGCGTTAATAAAGTAGAGGATGTTCTTTCGGTTGGCGATGAAATTACCGTGAAAATCATTAAAATTGATGAAAAAGGTAGAATTAACTTATCGAGAAAGGATACTTTAGAGTAA
- a CDS encoding DNA translocase FtsK, with amino-acid sequence MIKKTGKKKENSKLEKKLEKKAKPSAKKNKQEPSLLKNVIGTIVFIGMGLLTLVSVFNLSGGILLIFIRKLLFNLIGMGAYTAPLVLILVGVLYLLRNKVEDVYQKIIALNIILVVIISWQDIYLTPYLHDGAGLFERFSYAKALAESGIGGGLVGTFIGYILLKFFGILGSYIVLSVAAIIAILLGAHKLVFSKLKAFFNKEKQINKNKKKKKEDKNLKNTKRTKSKPILEKKEIKIMDYANKVSETQCKKENSTETKTDESEESILEQINKDDILYTNYEYPSVDFLNKVENQEDGNNNEKLEEAKKLEEVLSSFGVETTVNQISIGPTITRYELEIAPGIKISKITNLSANIALGLASTDIRIEAPIPGKAAVGIEVPNKSRRPVVFREVLDTDAFNQIETKIPFAIGKDISGKPLVVNLEKMPHLLIAGATGSGKSVCINTLIASILYKSSPDEVKFIMIDPKVVELNVYNGIPHLLIPVVTNPKKAANALNWAVQEMTERYQKFADLGVRDFSSYNEKMEKSEKLPQIIVLIDELADLMMVSPGDVEDSICRLAQMARAAGIHLIIATQRPSVDVITGTIKANIPSRIAFAVSSQTDSRTILGFGGAEKLLGRGDMLYFPVGESKPIRLQGSFIAENELNVLLEFLKNQKVDDTNPYAEKIDEAINKETISTDGEDYDELLDKAIDIISEHEQTSISFLQRKLKVGYARAARIMDQLEEKGAVSGHEGSKPRKVLIDSEQEI; translated from the coding sequence ATGATAAAGAAAACAGGTAAGAAAAAGGAAAATTCAAAATTAGAAAAAAAACTTGAAAAAAAAGCGAAGCCAAGTGCTAAAAAGAACAAGCAAGAACCTAGTTTATTGAAAAATGTCATAGGGACAATTGTATTTATAGGAATGGGCTTGTTAACACTAGTAAGTGTATTCAATCTTTCTGGTGGGATATTATTGATATTTATAAGAAAACTACTTTTTAACTTAATTGGTATGGGGGCATATACTGCGCCGTTAGTTTTGATACTAGTAGGAGTGCTTTACCTATTACGAAATAAAGTTGAAGATGTTTATCAAAAAATAATTGCACTTAATATAATATTGGTTGTAATAATTAGCTGGCAAGATATTTATCTTACACCTTATTTACACGATGGAGCGGGTTTGTTTGAGAGATTTTCTTATGCTAAAGCGCTTGCCGAGAGTGGCATTGGTGGAGGGCTAGTAGGCACATTTATAGGTTATATACTCCTTAAGTTTTTTGGAATACTTGGAAGTTATATAGTATTATCAGTAGCGGCTATAATAGCTATTTTACTTGGTGCTCATAAACTAGTATTTTCAAAGCTAAAAGCGTTTTTTAATAAAGAAAAACAGATCAACAAAAATAAGAAAAAGAAAAAAGAAGATAAGAATCTTAAAAATACAAAAAGAACTAAATCCAAGCCAATTCTAGAGAAAAAAGAAATTAAAATAATGGACTATGCTAATAAAGTTTCAGAAACTCAATGTAAGAAAGAAAATTCTACCGAAACAAAAACAGACGAGTCAGAAGAATCTATTTTAGAACAGATTAATAAGGATGATATTCTTTATACGAATTACGAGTACCCTTCAGTTGATTTTTTGAATAAAGTTGAAAATCAAGAAGACGGAAATAACAACGAAAAGTTAGAAGAGGCAAAGAAACTTGAAGAGGTACTTTCGAGCTTTGGAGTAGAGACGACAGTAAATCAGATAAGCATAGGACCTACGATAACTAGATACGAGCTTGAAATAGCTCCAGGTATAAAAATAAGCAAGATAACAAATCTTTCTGCTAATATTGCTTTAGGACTTGCTAGTACGGATATTAGAATAGAAGCTCCTATTCCAGGAAAGGCAGCTGTGGGAATAGAAGTTCCGAATAAGAGCCGAAGACCAGTAGTTTTTAGGGAAGTTTTGGATACTGATGCTTTTAATCAAATTGAAACGAAGATTCCATTTGCTATAGGGAAGGATATTTCAGGAAAACCGCTTGTTGTTAACTTAGAGAAAATGCCACATTTATTGATAGCAGGGGCAACAGGTTCTGGAAAAAGTGTTTGTATAAATACCTTGATTGCTAGTATATTATACAAATCATCTCCAGATGAAGTTAAGTTTATAATGATAGATCCTAAAGTTGTTGAGTTAAATGTTTATAATGGAATACCTCATTTACTAATTCCTGTAGTAACGAATCCAAAAAAAGCCGCAAATGCTCTTAACTGGGCAGTACAGGAAATGACTGAGCGATATCAAAAATTTGCTGATTTAGGAGTAAGGGATTTTTCAAGCTATAATGAAAAAATGGAGAAGAGCGAGAAATTACCGCAAATAATTGTTCTAATTGATGAATTAGCTGATTTGATGATGGTATCACCTGGAGATGTTGAGGATAGTATATGTAGGCTGGCTCAGATGGCAAGAGCTGCAGGGATACATCTTATAATAGCTACTCAAAGACCATCAGTTGATGTTATAACGGGGACAATAAAAGCTAATATACCATCAAGGATTGCCTTTGCAGTTTCATCTCAAACAGATTCTAGAACAATACTTGGATTCGGAGGAGCAGAAAAACTCTTAGGAAGAGGAGATATGCTGTATTTCCCAGTAGGAGAATCAAAGCCTATTAGGCTTCAAGGTTCATTTATTGCAGAAAATGAACTAAATGTGCTTTTGGAGTTTTTAAAGAATCAAAAGGTAGATGATACGAATCCTTATGCTGAGAAAATAGATGAAGCTATAAATAAAGAAACTATTTCTACAGATGGAGAGGATTATGATGAATTGTTGGATAAAGCAATTGATATAATATCAGAGCACGAACAGACTTCTATTTCATTTTTGCAAAGAAAATTGAAGGTAGGATATGCTAGAGCTGCTAGGATAATGGATCAACTCGAAGAAAAAGGTGCTGTAAGTGGTCATGAAGGAAGTAAACCACGAAAAGTACTTATAGATAGTGAACAAGAAATATAA